GTAATTCTGTCGTAATCTACTGTCCATTCGTAATCGTAGTATCGCTCTTAACAAGTAATCGTCGATTGTATAGTGATGCCGAAACAAAAACCGTCTGCGGCGTACTCGTAGATTAATTAACCTGTCACATCAAGGCATTAGTATGTAACTTCAAAGATATTCATTGATGTTTATTCTTATCTAACGGTAGATATGTCTTGAACTTCAATAGATAACTGTGCTAATAATGCTAactcaaaataaacaatacGTACTTCTAAATGGTCAGAAGTCATGATTTAGCGATAACGATTACGACGTGATTACGACAAACACTTGTTGAAGCATTTACCATTCTATAACCAGCTGGTGAAGGCGGGTGTTGGAACTTTAAACCTTTCTCTCCTAGTATGGCGTTTCCAAATACCATAAATTATGATTATGGATGAGGATTCCTGGCTACTGTATTGTGGCCAGTACTACTAAGCGTTCTGAGGGTAACGGATCTCTCGCTGCATAGCGTCGTCGAAGTCATGCTCCACAGCAAGAGATCATGGGAGGCAGTGGCCTCCTTCTGTAACACTGTAATGCAAAAGGAGGCCGCGAGGCATGAGCGCGAAGAAGCTTTAGGCGCGCACCCGCTCCGGCGTAAACGTAGGGAGAGACGGAAAGCGCAGTTTATTGCTGCAAACCACCTGATCCCTCAGTAGGGCTACCGGGACGAGGTCTTCCACTATCCGGTCCGGTCCTACATAGCGGGCAGGAGGGTCAGTGCGTTTATGACCCTTCTCTCTGGAGCGGTTTCCACCAGTGCAAAGAGCTGGGGCCACCGGGGAGCGTCAAAGTTGAATGTCCGCGATCCCATGGCGTTTCCATAACGGCAGAGTGGACAAACTCCGATGTGTCTTTAGTGGTTAAGCTCCCTAAACTGAGAGAGCCCCCCATAACTTTCCATGGAAAATAGTTAGAAAAATTCTCGATAATATGTTTAGACATGCGATCTGTAGAGGATAACAATCAGACAACGGCCCGAGATAAAAGCTCAGTTCAggcctgcaagaaaaatcgtgcaagttgcataacATTGGGGCGCTTGATTTGCCACTTCATACTCGTTCCCTTTGCGGCTTGGCAATGTAACGATTTTTATTGAAGATCTACATACAGGGCTACTCGAAAGCATTTTGGCCCAAGCTGAAACTCACGGGCTCACTCGGTCATACGCTTGGCTAAGATTTAAAGCAATACGCGTATTCAgagtatttaagtacttacaatTTCTTTTAGATCAGTGCCTTAGATCCTGAAGTACTCAAGATGGGTGCGATTTGTCTCATCTCTTGTCTCGTGCTACGCGTGATCGCCACATTTCTGGTCAGCTTTGGCTGTGGACTCAACAATAAGGAGAAGCTCTTTATTGGCTTAACTTGGATGGCCAAAGCTACAGTGCAGGTAGGTTTGAAATTAGGCTGTTCGCTTACCAACTTCTACTTACCATAAAAATAGAGCTGAAATTATAAACTTTAAACGAAAGCCTTGCCTTTATTAAAAGGCATTATCTTATCTATAGCAGACGGTCGCTCACGTATATAGGTACTAACCTGAGACCCTAAGTGTCATCTTATTCTGGAGCTTCTAGACATGCCAACAACAATAAATTAGATGGGTTATATTATTTTGGAACTTAATTACCACTACCTAGGTACtatatcaattattaaaatgacctcgacgtttcgaccacattgaaGTGGATGTGGTCACGAGTTGACTAAAGTGTAAGGTATCTCGTTTATTCGGCGCGGGAGTTTTTCGAACTAATCGTACCTGCTTTACTCATACTGTACCGGCACAATCACTTCGACATACATCACTCCCAATATCCTGCGATTCATTCGAAGACTAATTTTGACTCGACAGCTAATTTTATCTAATTTTGACTATCACTGGATTCTATGCATAcggctatatttttttttaaactggttgTAATTTCAGGCAGCTCTAGGTCCAGCTGCTCTGGATCTAATCAACAGTGGGCAGACATCTGGTGCGGCTGTAGCCGACGAAACTTCCTACGCGAACGCGCTGCTGACTGTCAGTGTACTGAGCGTAGTGATCTCAGCGCCGACAGGGGCCATCCTCATAGCACTCACGGGGCCGCGGTTGCTGAGCAAAGGCGATGgtgagaactttttttttagggttgagTCGCCTTAAGGGTTAATGAGACTGTCTTTGCTTTTGGTGGGAACTTTCgtaaagagattttttttaattctttatttatcatCAATAAATTAACATCGGTTCCAACACTTAACGGccataactaaaataaaaaaccaataaaaaaaacacaaaaatcgactgccttaaaaaacctCTAAAGATAACCTCTATCTCTGTATCCTATAGATACCTACTGAACTATTTTTCGTAGGTGTACCTGTTTCATTGAGATTCGAAGTCTCATGAACAAGTATCCTAAAGAAATTGAGTAGGTAAACCTACCTGTTACATTTAGCTATAATTGACGCTTTTCAGAAACTACGAAACCCTCAGATGAAGAAAATGGACCAAAGACAGAATTGTCTTCAATACACTTGTAGAATAAAAGTACAACGGCGTGACCGCATCCAGCTGTGTATATTCCAGCCAGAACAAATGAGTAAAAAATTCACAAATAGTATTCACTTTTACTTAAacatacaatattatttttaattaatcgtaatttaagtaattaattgcCAAGTCTTACTAAGTAGTTAACATAATGTTGGAAGACCAAGTATAttcacttttattattattacgtataCTTAGGGTTTTTTTAAGATAAGTACTTAATCGACATGGTGCGTTATGTGACTAGATTGAATAACCTGGCTGTTAGGGACCCTAACGCCGAAACTAAGAGGCTCAGGGTTTCAATCCCTGCTTTAGGGCAAATTGTACCACACCCGAAACATACCTATCACAACTTTTACCTATATAGTAAGACCGACACTAGTATTTGTACCTAACTCtctaatttagttttgtagGTTTAGTTTTTTAGGTTTACTTACTTTTGTATCGTCAGAATTACCACGGGataagtaataagtacctagttagttacagtcgtgtaaaaatatgaaattattcaaagtttcaaaaataagtaaccACAGACTCGTATTCCGAAGCAATAAGGCcgtaataacatattttttagctactatttgtatgataattaagtaatattgatTCCGTAGCCGAGATACGAATGATCTTATTTAAGTTAAGTAATTACCTATGTATGTTCTGCAGTACCACAAGAACTTTGTGCGCTATTTTATACTACGTCAATTAAACTATATAAATTGCCCACGACATTTCGTCGTATCCCACGAAAAGTGGCGTAATTGCAAAACAGCAACTTTTCAGGAGCagcttttttgtgtttattaaaaataataacaaagacattgatatttttttgttttagtatcatGAATTAACATCCTGTGGTtggtctagaaaaaaaaattggtaataataatagaatttaaaatagttatgtCCCTTAATTCCTTATTCTCCGTTGTATTTACCCTCGAAAGCACCAAACTTTGGTTCTTAGGAATGTTGTGGCCTTTTTCGTCGGAAATGTTGAGGTCGCAATCGCCATTAAGTCATTTCTCAATTAAAAAATTGCTGGTTAACCATTTTCATCGCTcaagaaaataattagtttttaaagaaaatgtacaatttgaatattaaaataaacaaaaaaaattaaagatataaaatctttaataaaatccgagttattttaagaaaatagtaACACTATTAAATTACCTCTCaggcattaaaaaatatataataggtaattaataaaaaaaaacactgttcttCTCTTGTTAATCTTTAGATCAGATTCTCTAGAATTCAGATTCTCTTTTAGATCTTTAGAGAATTAACTTTAggaatacagaaaaacacaaaaatataattgcttCTTAAATCtcaaataagtataaaagaaagtaagtaagaaattaagtgtaagtagcaatatttaaaaaaaaaaacagttaaatcgCCTCTCAGaccataaaaaaaagtcaatacACTGTTCTTCTCGTATTAAtcttaaaacattgtttttttttatacagtataggcttgcgtttgaccacaatcactcaatcacgcctgatggaaagcgaggatgaggcctacgtacgatggagcacgcttgtctagtaaatgctcattcaccctggacttgaaagcagccaaattgtagtgttcaggaaacatagtcgcaggcagggaatcccactcttttgctgtgcggttgatgaaggaagagcgaaaacgctttgtgcggatttttgtaatactgacaacgtaagggtggagaccccgcctacttctggtcgacctgtggaagaaaggagcaggtggaataaggtcgtgcaattccgaagcacattctccgaaatgtagcctgtagaataccgacaggtaagccactcttctgcgatgacgaaggctctgACGACAAAAATCCGCGTCGCAGGCGATGCCGATGAGCCTCATGTCTGCGCTAATTGAGATCAGTGATAATGAACTTtagtaacatcatcatcagccggaagacgttcactgttgaacaaaggcctcccccttagaccgccacaatgaacgataactcttGCATCCACCtgatgggaggcctgccaacgcttcgtcttccggttcgtggtcgccactcggggacttatctcccccaacggttatctgttcttcgagcgatgtgacccgcccattgccacttcaacttgcattatttttccagctatgtcggtgactttagttcttggacgaatttccgtattccggattctattgcgcaaagaaactccaagcatagctctctccatagctcgttgcgtgactctgagcctctctaaaaggccaacagccaaggaccacgtctcagcgccataagtcgtcactggcaacacacactggtcgaagactctagtcttcaggcactgcgaaatattggacgagaagatatcacgaagtttcccgaacgctgcccatccgagttagattcttcttcttcttataacacctcgatgtatctataaTCAATATGGCACCGCTGAAGAGACTGCattacagcccaggtctcgattacatcgaaggctttttcatagtccacaaacgctaaacatagtggctGATTATACTATTCGgtcttaaaattgttttgttctgtTTCTTCTATACTTATAACGAGCTCGGGCAAATTCACATTATTGTTGAATTCTAAAATTACTTCTGATTTAATTTGAAGGTAAAAACTCGATCTCTTGTTTACAATCCGGTGGCATTGGAGACTCAATAGGTTTGCTTTCTTTCATATAAATTGTGGATACAAAAACAGCCTACAGAAAGGTAAATTTAAAGTCTGATTTATAGTAAATTCTTTGTTAAATGATAAAatgaaaatcaataaaaaagcCTCTATGGACTTTAGGACTCatatagtttaaataaaattaagtgttatttttaactttaatttgatGAAAACACATCGAAAACCGAAATTACTTTCGTTTACTGTTCAAATTCACCAATAAACCTAATTTTATAACACTTAAACACATTAATTAAAgcgaaataattattttgtcgtAGAATAAAGACACAAATGCCATTATGGCTTCTTCTCTTCCATACATTAGCTTTTTTTCGATTCCGCAGAAAAATGCTCCAATCAGCACAAGGGCCTTGTTCTGCGTTTTACGAAGATTATGacagtgtaaattaaaaatacgttcTATTATAGCTCAGCAATTATAAAAAGATATAaggaagtaattatttattactcgatctcaaaatatgtgtgtatgttgtaATTTACTACCTATTGTCAACTCTTTTATGACTTTTCTTTTCTCAACTACATTATATTTTACGACTAAATGCACTATTTTCCGAGCTCGACGTTTCATTATAGGTGGAGTTCTTAacgctggtagttaaaattaatatgaaaaatatccAGTTTCCGGGATTTCCGGGTTTAGGGCAGTTTTCGGGGGATACGAcgatttgtatgtttgtatagtagaattttcatttacttatttaatttttacctacctacctacataactaTCTACTTCgaggttttgtttttaaagaagTAAATCGGTGCTAAATtaagttggtaggtacctacttagaaaGTATTTACAACTTACCTTCTTAGAACAAAAGTACATAAAGAGCttaaatacttatgtaagtacttaataaataaattattattctaCCTCCGACTGTTATTATTCATGAAATTATGTTAGTAGGtatagtcaacgtcataaataagtgatcacttttgtaccttgtcactttaacgtcatgtttgaaaagccataggTACGTCATGTACtcatgtaacgactgaaagcgacaaaagtgatcatttatttatgacgttgactgtacctatttaccTCGTTATCTATAACATTTAATAGAAATATTACAAACTTTAAACGACTTAAAATGTGGATAAAAATATAGAATTTAGCAATTATACCTTGATTGTACTATTATGTACCCTcatatgtaattaataaattatttttctgaattcaattaaaaaatattcgtaaataataaaattgctgttaatctttcctttctttctaaaactaactttttggGAACTAAAAGtttgtattcatatttttttctaaaactggCAGTTTTCTGTTGAAAAAATCTAGCGGTAAAAGCCAAATACAtgaattaaaaaagtattttattttcataaaaatattatatggcTATTTCTGCCACGGCGGTTTTGACGAAAGCAGCCAgtgttaattgaaaaaaatatataagcgtCGTTAAAACATTGTGTCAAACAGCTTGAACAACTAATTTTTGACAGtttagcagggctactacgaaactcgaaagttcgtatcgtaccgtccctctcgctctcttattaaatagtatgtgtcagagggaccgcacgacacgaactttgagtttgaTTGGATCTTCTCTTCTGTCATTCATTCTGTCATgtaaacaaaaacttttattttataattaattatttaaaagtgtAAAAGTAGAATTCAAATTGATAAAAAAGGTTTGTGTTTTAACTGAAAAATGTCGGTGTTGGTAATAGCGGTAGCCACTGAAAGCGGCGTTCCCATATTCTCAAGAAAACGAGGCAGTAGTGAAAACGTAAGTTTtgagaagttcgtgtcgttttagaaaatattaagtttctgttacaattaatgaaaaagattaaaaatataatcaagaTAACAAACACAGTAatgtaaaataaactttatttcgaTGAGAGCTTCGTTGTTTCTGAGAGTTGAATAtgtaattgcattttttttatttagattcaGTTCTCTACCATCGCCTCCCTGCATGGAATCAACATGTTCAGTAAATGCCACAACTTAACGATGGTCAATACGCAAGTGGACAATGGTACCATATTGTGGCGTGAATATTGTAAAAggtaaatagaaaataaatcaGTAAGTACTTGTCGAAACAAGGTTTCTAAAGCTAAATAACGAACAAAACATAATTTCAGTGTCACGTTGATTGGCGTCACAACTGGTGGATTAGAATGCGATTTAGATTTACTCCTCTCAACAGTCCACAACTTAATGATTTTCTGCATTGGTAAGAAAGAATTAGAAAATCTAAAGAACATTGACCAAATAAAGAGAGACCTGAGACAGTGTTACCCAATATTGGACTATTTGTTGGAGTCATTGGATCCTGATGCTGTGATAAGTCCCCATCCAACACTTGTGTTGGATCTGATACAGAGTATACTGTGCCCTCAAGCACAACAATTGCAGGTGAAATGAAGTTTAATGTGGTGATGGgtaaatttattatatatacttTTTTACTAGCAGAATGTatcaacaaaatattatttattgtatttttttatttacccatAAATAATTCCAGCATTATAGTTATGAAactaatgcgctgtaaaattcacttattgcaggtggtaggaccttgtgcaaggtccgcccaaattgctaccaccatcttgctcgctaatcctgccatgaagcagcagtgctcactgttgtgtttcggcgtggagagtaagacagatggtgaaattactggcacttgaggtatcccatcttaggcctctaggttggcaacgcatctgcaatacccctggtgttgcagatgtttatgggcggtggtgatcttttaccatcaggagacccatttgcttgtTTGTCATCCAGttgggaaaaaaaaaacattatttaagaaATATACAATGTACTTACCTGTTAAAAACAGGCACAGCTTAACAACCTGTAACATTAAGCTCTTAggctatgcctacgcatatcccacagcagtcacaaatgcCCGTCACTGGcttaggagtaagaactaaataGTTAGAGATGTGTGTCACTGGGGCCGAATGTAGGATCAAATCCTGGCAGGTGCAACTGTAAAACTaactaaacaaacaataaactttaCTTTGCTTAATATTACATTTTTGACTCATTTAAGTGCCTAATGTCTcaggaaataaaataagttattggtaataatttcatttttaatacaatcttttttttgctgactgtacttgtattgtcacccaaactacattaaCCATTGACGAGTTCCatcctggtcggactaccaggatgtcactaccagattattgtattgtcacgcaatttaaataagtatacaaaatttcaagttaatccaactactggaggttggtcgaatttaacttgcaagatttgattacagacagacagacagacaatgggataggtgaactaaaaaaaaaacttgtaataaaagaaaacaagaaTGAATACAAAttcattagttttattttcttttcactAGAACAAATATATTGTGTTCTCATttctcataaataaataagtttgggaaAAACAAAGTCCGGAATACAAATCATTCCTTCTCTTctatgaattttttttttttatacaaaagctagttaatattCCCTAAATCAATGCCATGAGATACGTATGGTCCCATCCTAGGGGGTTGCagacaaaacaaaaatagtcttgggaaaaatcaaacttactgctgatatatctatctatatagaTTTCCATCATGGTAAAGAGGCATCAGAGGACCCTCCTTGAATAAGGGTTGAAACAACGCCTTAAATAAACTACACATTTCAGCAAGCACTAGACACCTATGCGGAGAGAGTAACAGGGCGTTGGGCGAGCCTTAGCATCCACGGGCATCTGGTAGCCACTAGCTCAGACTTTGGAGAATTGGATCCGCGGGAGGCTCGGCTATTGCTTCTGCTCGCCGCGGCCCAGGATGGAGCACCCTTAAGGGACACCCCAGTTTACTTGCCACATATTAGCcccaatgtatgtatgtgattTTTGACCATAGGCATTATAGAGTaaatcgcaatcgttttcatgtaggtagaaagagataaatAATGAATGCGATGGCGAttagcgcgttagacaatacagcctctgtTATTAATAAGCAATACAAGCTATCTACATGCTCAAAAACATCTGAGTTACCGCAcaagttagatatttttgagcatgTATACAACAACTCTAATGTATTTATTGATGACTGCTCGAAAGATCATCACTGGAAAtcatgttgtgtgtgtgtgtgtgtaggggACGAATTCCTACTACCTACTTAGTAGGACCTAGGCTACTTACTAcataaaatcccaaaatgtcAACTGCTAAGTCCAGAGACATGTAATTTTGCCATATTTGtcaagtaataaaattaggAAACCAAGACGGAATCGAGTTGTTCCGGTGCCACGCCGTTAGTTGTAGCTGTTAGTAGGTACCCAGAAATAGTCCCTTAGCAGTAGAGTCACTATCACTAAATTACTTTAGCAATAGGGTTTATCATAGCACAAAAGGTAGTAGCCGCGAATCTGTAATATGTGTACGATGAATCTACACTACACCTTCGTTTCTTATGTTCCATACAAGGAACTGTTCATGTTTTGCCATTTCAGATAGCATTCAGAGCGGTCACCTGCAAGCTGCTCGCAGACGTTTACATCCTCGTGGTGTGTGGCGCGACTCCTGCTCTTTCGCAAATCGACGAAATAGTGCTGCAGTGTTGGGAAGGCTATGCTCAGCTCATCAAGGAGGCCAAACTGGCGTACCCTAGAAATTTCCCGACTAGCGTCACTTTTGAACCATGTGTTCTTGGGTAAGTGGCAACTAGCACGATTCGACATCATCTACAGTCTACatcagggtttcttaaagtggggtcaaagtttaagaaaccctgatCTACATCAAAATCTCATTGAAAGGCACAGGGCTCCCCTCAGGCGCGCTTCACATGCACACGGTCACGGGACGGTCGCCGTGCCATGTTTAATTTGAAATGTATGAGCTACGACATCGGGCGTTTTCATAAAAacgtgtaccttttctttcaaaatgtatttatgtttttcatacaaattttatgagtcagttttgtgacgacCAATACCAAAAAAACGTGCCGTGACCGTGTGCAAGTGTGCATGTAAAGCGggcgtagttcccatgcgggctcagtgcgcacacaccattgaatcccTTTGCAGGTGTCCAGGTTTCGTCACGATTTTCGTCACCATATAATAATGCTGTAATTTATTTCGCTCATCTTCCGAAAAACTCAAGGCACGAGCCCGAGGTCGAACCCAGGGCTCTGCTTGAAATGCCAAATCAAACCAGTTGGCGCCATAGGTTTTTGTCGTATGACCGGCGTAGGTATCCGTCGATTTAAAATTTGAACtcgtctatttatttattttttgaaagtgAGACCCAACGCGAAGTTAATGCCGATATATTTTTCAGAATTCTTTTAATAAAcgtaagtaaacaaaaatgcGTGTTTTCACGGCATCTTCACGTTCCAAACCAGAAAAGTCGAGGTATGTCTGGAGCCcacaaaattgacatattgagAACGTTCTATGTTACCACAGCAAGAGACTTGGCCCCTGAGATAAAAagagatgatgataataaaggTAAGTCTTAGCTTACCACATACGTCACAGATTTTTCCGACATGAACGaggactgtacagtcaagtgcaaagatacgggcaaagttgcaaaaatatgtatacctataggCTATAACCTTAACGACTTTATGCCCTtattaacattaaggtcgtgtctACTTCGGACTCGCTAAAACTAGAAAATCAAATATACCCCTGTGGTATCCCGTAAGTACGACAAATTTAGAGGGGCAGATAGGTGGGCAGGTCATCTACCAAATATagaaaaactagcttttgcccgcgacttcgtccgcgtgacCGTGcaattaggttatcgcgcgctgttccctcgggaactgagcatttttctgggataaaaagtagcctatgtcactctctggccctggcccataaactatctctatgccaaaaccggccaagagcgtgtcgaacacgcccgaaatagggttccgtagccattacgtaaaaattaagtaatatttttctaaggatgtcgtattttgtacggaatattccaagtttaggtataatttataagaaaacttaaccgttatagttttccttataagtttgatataattactacctTACAACAActtatacaaacacacactttcacatttataatataagtatggattacCTTGGTATTAgtcacacacgcacacacacacgcacgcacgcacgcacgcactcactcacacacgcacgcacgcacacacacacacacacacacacacacacacacacacagttttccagaaatttcgagttttctgattttttgaaaaattgaaTGTAGGCAATAAACCCGCTCTAAGATTTTAAGTTGTGGTATTCGAAATCtaatcacatttatttttattgcaaaataatcttGAATAGTTGTTATCAGATGCCAAAAActactttaaattatttatgctTAGATTAACATTACAGATCAGACGAATGAATTGGCCAGCGGTATGTGCGAGACTTATTGGTGCTCGGAATATCACAAGTGCCACGCCCAGAGATCTGGCAATCTTCTGTGTTGCGTGCTTTACGCTGCTTCAGTACCCACACACACTATGAGGTAAGTTCAAGTTAAAAATCGTCAAGGCGTGATGAAAACCGtatagtcacctgcattaatatctgcaacagcgcgagcggagcgtgcaataatatctgacacgtcctaccggccctagaaatagaatcttatcagatatttatgcgccGTTTGATGTGCGAGATATTTGTGCTTGTCAGACGTGACTATAAGGGGATCCTTTCTGCTATAATAATgtttgtctttttattttttcgctgaaaccttacattttttataattttttaaatggttatcctgtagaactctatagctTAGGTttcttttataacaattctgaaaaataaatggtttcagagaaaaaaagagttgtgTCAAACATTGCATTATGAccaacaattttcgaccagtcgatatagacccgaaTGTAAGACTTTACGATAATCGTTCAAAGATTCGTCTCAAGATAACCCCATACGATAATCTCCTAAATATTATCCTATACGATAATTTAAATCGTCTGAAACCTGAAACGTACTCAAAACAGTTTTTCCCCTGAGGCAGTTTTTcgtcttcgttgggtaggctaaAAAGGTATCGCGTCGGtgaataccgcgtaactagctttttccttAAGGTACAATTTTCACGGTACTAACAGTACTAATGTACTGTTCTAACATTGAAAATTATACGTTATGGAAAATGCTgcttacgcggtattgcagtatcaccgacgacGGCTTTCCTACATGCCCGTCAGTAATTAAATAAGAGATGCAGTTATTTGTCGTAAGCAAATTGTTATTGAATTTCTAAACTGAAATTGTAATCATCTTTTGTATTACAGATTTATAACAAACCAAATGCTTCAGGACCTGTCAACCAATAAGGATATTCATTGGTAgttaaaaatacttacctatcAGACAAATAGTTGACAAGCAAGCAAGCAGCTATGAGCAAAGTTCAACCGAATGtgtagatagtgccacgagagttcaAGCGTATAGATAACACACACAGCTAAACAAGAACTGATTTCACaggagaatgaataaaatgaataagttaatgtcaaaatcctgctgttatTACACAACATGTGGTAGCTGTGTGTATAATCATTCACTTCCAACTCACGTGGCACTACAAGTATCTATACGCTATTAACGTCTAGTagtcaccatcagatatttcggagcggccaaggtggtcaaaaatatcggcacatgcactctattattaaggtatttgagttcatgttcagatatttttgatcactttGGCCGTTGGCCGCTCCGAAACGAAATATCTGACGGCGACTGTATGAGTATTAactttacaaatttattatgtGATGAATAGAACCGTccaatttacaaataaaatatatactttttttaaatgcctttatttatgtttaaaaaccATTCAATTCCATTCGAAATCACTCTAAAATAAGCTTGGGTGGCGAAGtaacattaaattataaatacggTCTCGGACTAGACACAATCTGTTAAATTGATCTGCTTTACAAATTTTCAACAGGAGAAGAATAttgtttaacttttaaatttttatttaattaatacatcACACCTGATTAGAGG
This sequence is a window from Choristoneura fumiferana chromosome 10, NRCan_CFum_1, whole genome shotgun sequence. Protein-coding genes within it:
- the LOC141432128 gene encoding protein fuzzy homolog, whose amino-acid sequence is MSVLVIAVATESGVPIFSRKRGSSENIQFSTIASLHGINMFSKCHNLTMVNTQVDNGTILWREYCKSVTLIGVTTGGLECDLDLLLSTVHNLMIFCIGKKELENLKNIDQIKRDLRQCYPILDYLLESLDPDAVISPHPTLVLDLIQSILCPQAQQLQQALDTYAERVTGRWASLSIHGHLVATSSDFGELDPREARLLLLLAAAQDGAPLRDTPVYLPHISPNIAFRAVTCKLLADVYILVVCGATPALSQIDEIVLQCWEGYAQLIKEAKLAYPRNFPTSVTFEPCVLGILLINVSKQKCVFSRHLHVPNQKSRGMSGAHKIDILRTFYVTTARDLAPEIKRDDDNKDQTNELASGMCETYWCSEYHKCHAQRSGNLLCCVLYAASVPTHTMRFITNQMLQDLSTNKDIHW